The window ATGATGCACCCGCGGGATGACACTTTAGTTGCCCTAGGGGATGGCAACTTTAGTCACCCGGGATGGCAaaatgtagttgtaaaagcatggcgacttctctgttttggttaactatggTTTTCATGTCTAAGTAATGGTAGTTGCCGCGTGTATTCAAATCATAGTTGTCATGTGTGATAAACTACTTGCCCTACGTGGTCAAACAAATAGTTGTCATGTGTGATTAACTAGTTATCACGTGTGatccaaccatagttgccatgtatggttaaccacagttgtcatgtgtgtttacctagttgtcacgtatgcacaactacagttgccatctaGCAATTAgtcatagttgccatgtgtgtttacctagttgtcacGTACACGTAACTACAGTTGCCATCTAACAACGTACGAGCGTCGTGTGGACGaagagcagttcgcccacacgcgcgtGGACTAGATGGTGACTGTGTGGGCAGAAACTTGTTCGCCCACACAGCGCAGCTGGCAACCGCGTGTTGCGGGTCGTGTGGGCGAACTTTTCAACGCCCACATACATGATGATACCCACCTGGTACTGAAAATTTAACAGATCCCTTTAGGATTCGTGCAAAACAGAATCAACATGTATCAATGCATGTGGGCGAAGTGTAAACATGCCAAACATGTGGGTGTTATCATTTGGGTTAATTTTGGGTCGGATTCGGCAGGCGGCAAACCAGATTCTCCGTGTCTTGCCATGACTATGTAGGTCGCACATTATCTCCGATCGCGATGACTCTAAAAGAAAAGTTGTACATATCGATGATACGCATAACTTTCGTGTTGGGTACTTCTTCATTCGAGGCCATCTTTAGGGTGTTTTGGTGCATGCTCCATATGCTGTCACCCGAGTCATCTTTGAGCCAATCAACCGATCGGCTGGTAAACCCGATTGATTCATGACTCGGCACCAAATGGGCATATCGTCTTGCCGAGGGATGGCATGGCATATGTCAGGTGGAGTAACAGCCCGATTGGGACATAACAACATGCTAGCTAGGTATAGCTTGCCGACTAATGACGGCATACATGACTGCCGACTGGgacatagtaatctatctactgggACATGGCAGCTCGACAGGTCGTATCACCTCGGGAGAACTATAATTGGTCACTGAAGACACCATGTGTTTCTTACACCCCGAGTGTATATATGTTGATTACTCGTGTCTTGAGTCGATTGGGCATATCCGTTCTAACTCGGTTTTAATCCCGAGAGCGAATTTCAACAGTCTTGCCGTCGCCGGAAAGTTATAGGCGTCGGGACAGCTGACATACACAATATCTGCCCCAGCTACATTGAAAAAGAGCACAAATTGTCATTGTTCCGGGAAAGGTGGGCAAAACATATGTTTCCTATATGTAGGTCTACATGACCTTTgccttctttttcttctccttctttttCATATATCGGGCTCTCTGATTTGGCAAGGCTGCCTGCTATAGATGTTAGAATTGTCTCATCAATCACATGTGACATGTCTACCATTGATTGATGAGTCTGCAATGTCATACCTCAACCACTCTGTTGGCTCAACAATATATATCTTCGTAGAACCTTCATCTCCCCTTCAGTTTGTGCTCCTCTACCATCTCATCTTGCTCGCAACTAGAAATCAAGTTAGAAAATAAATTTAGGATCTTTCTTGCACCACAATCTCCTATTGACCGTTTGTTGTACAATCTGTTACACGTTGTACCTCGGAATGAGAGGTGTCAAGAATATATACATCACCGCCTTATCAGATTCTGGAAAATAGAGAAAAGTAGTGTGAAAAGGCCGTGACGTGGTACTCGCAGGTGTGGTCAGAGCCTCATTCCAAATATAAACTTAACGGAGAAGAATTGCATACACACTGCCCATGATGTGAGATCACGAGCCATCATCAGTTTATTTTTTATCTTATGTGGGTGATCATCAGTTTAATTCGCTTCGTGAGATAAAAAATGGCAGAGGAGTGCACAGTATTGGGTAGGATTTAATTTACACATCAACTTAATTTGAAGCCAAGTGAATATCtcatagtatgccaagtatacgccGAGTGTATTTGTGGCGTTACTCTGTGTACAGTAGTATAAGCCGAGAGCTTGCCTGTTGCCGTGGATTTTGTGGCCAAGACTCGGCGTACAGTGCTATAAGCCGAGTGGCCGATAAACTGCACTTGGCTTACATGTAAACGCAAGGCGAAATATGTTTTCCCTGTAGTGTTGCCTTATGTGTGAGTAGGAATATTCCTGTTTGAACACACATGCACCTCAATCTATTGTAAGAAATGGCATGTGGATGTCAGCTGTTATAATAATCTAGAAACCTACATGTACCGTTTGCTAACAACAATATCTCAAACAACTATGTAATACTTGATTGTGTTTCCCGAGCAAAGTAAGCTGTTGTTTATTGCCTTGAGTGAAAAGGTTGTGACACCTCGAAGATACTTTGCATCAGTTGTATACAATATAATCTCAGTTTGCGCGCGGCAATGGCGTGGTACTAAGGTTATCCCCGAGCCGCCAAAGGGATGCAATGTGGTGGTCAGGTATGTCCCTTCACGAAGCGGGGCTCATCATTTGATTGCCTTTCCATGTCATGTTTAGTAAAAAAGAAATCCATGTGTTACTAATAGGACATTAATAGCTTATGGAAAATTCTATTGTACTACACATAATACTAAATCTATTATAAATTGTGGCACAAGGAAATATGGTGATTCACTAGAACAATAATGGTAGCTTGACATTTGTATAGGCACCAACTGTATACTTCGCTAAACTAATGTTTGTATTAcaatcgatatatatatatatactacattgaactaaaaccacgtcaagtatttttgaacggagggagtatcaaaagTGGACACGAGTACTTTCAATGAAGTCATGACCACTGGCGGAgctttttttttttccttttttgagggTTGCCACTGCCGGAGCTACACGAGGGCAAAACAGGGCCATGGCCCGTCTAGACCACGAGCAGAAAAAGATTTCTATACATCAGCCCAATCCACTAGAAGATCATACCAGACAAGACGACAAGCCCACAGCCACATGAGCCACACCTTATTTGAGCAAAATCCTACTCAACACGTAATGAGCTATATGGGCTAGCCCATTTGTGGCACTTTACTGTGTTTTGGTTCCCATCTTTTTTTTTGCCATTTTTATGAACTTGTCGGTTTTtttatttcccttttttcttttacgTTTTCTCATATTTTATTTCATGTAAAAATTTTAATTTTTTAACATTTAAAAAtctataaacattttttaaattcctgactatttttaaaaaaattcgggaatatttttaaatttaagAACATATTTTAAACTTGGAATTGTTTTGAAATACGGAAATATGTTTTAATCCAAAAAATATTTTAAATTCATGGAAAAATTAGAATTTCATAAACTTTTTAAAAATTGAGAACATTTGTTTGTATTCAAGACcgtttttaaattcacaaacatttttatttcaaaaataatttttGAAATTCAGATGTATTTCCAAAATCCACGTAAATTTTTAAATTTCAGGAAAAACTAAATCCAAGAATATATTTCGAATTTTTGAACATTTAAAAAGTATTATTAATAGAAAACCAAACGAAGGAAAAAAGACAAGAACATTGTTTAAAAAAAATTCTCCAGTACTATGGTTGCCGCAAAATTTAGAATGAGTTTTGGCAAAGATTATGTAGGATGAAGATGCATACTCCTTGGTCTATGCAGTGGCGGACCTAGAGAATATTTTGACTGGGGGCAAACTACTTGAGCGGGGGCATATtctataaaaattcaaaaaaattaggtATATTTTTCAACAATCACAAGCAAATTCACTGGAATTTCAAATTTTGAGTGGGGGCCTGGGCACCCACTCACCTCAACATAGGTCCGCCCCTGGCTCTATGGTAAATATTGATGGAAGGTAACCTTGTTGTTGTGCTATACAGAAATAGTACGGTGGCCCGCGCAATTGCGTGGGCGATGTAGTATTGAATAATTAACAGTGCATGTATCCTTTACTCATCTAAAAATTTGGAAAATCtcaagaaaattaaaaaattggaatACTTAGTCCAATGAAAAATTATGCATCATAATTCGGTTAACTTTTGCACACAATTCGTGAGAATATATATACTTTCCCGGTGCTCACAAAATCATTATTATCTACTAGTATTACATTACCCCAACTAGTGTTTCTAAGGTGCGTCCCTCAAAGTCACCTCACCGAAAACTTACAGTGCTGGAATATTTGACATTAATTAATTTTTCATGGTTGTACAATTTTGACGATCATGTGAAATTGATGCACAAATATTGACAGTCATAATCATAACAATAAATATATATGTCATGTTTGTTACGacaaagaaaatatgaaaaatttGCCCTGTGCGTGATGGATAGGACACTGTTGACCTTTGGAGAAAGATTATTCCAGGATCAAAACACATACAGTTTGGGACTTGATCTATAGTAAATAATGACACAAAGCAACCTGGTTACTGCGATTATAAGAAGAAGAATTATAGCTTAGTATATGTGCAATTAATGAACTTAACAAACATATATGCACAAATATAATCTCAGTTTGCGGCAAGCCGATGGGCGTGGAAGGGGGACCAGAGCCAGCCGAGGCGCCCCGCAGCCACCATAGCTAGCACGGGTTTGCTAACCGCTCCTTCAGTGGCAGCAAGGTAGGGGACGTGGGAGGGGGATGCGGTAGCGTGATTAAGGGTTCCGATGCGGTAGCGACGAATTGGAGGTATTGGGAAGCACTAAATTGCACGTTGACAAGTAGCCATAGATATGTTGTTGAGTTTGGTACTGAAGAACCCATGGGATTTCATCAAGTACATTTGTCAGGTCACGTTACATGAGGGTGTTTCTACCATGAGGGTGCTCAATGTGTCACCATTTGACAGGTGACGTTACATTTGCCAGCTCACGTTACACGAGCAGGTGCGTGCGGTAGCTACTCCTCGACGCTGACCAAGTGAGCGTGACAACGGCTGCTTGGGGCGGAACAGGTTGACAGGGGTCAGCTGGGCAGTGAGGCCGTGGCGATGTGACAGGAAGGACGGATGCAACTGTTGCACGTtatgtgtttgatgaaatgcctccCGGGAGAGAGGAGAAGAAAAATAAGATGATAAGGTGGAGTGCAACATGTCTTCTTGTGTCAAAACCACGCCATGTCATTCATGATTTTTGGTAAAATCTGGTTTTGGGCGAAACGTACCCTGTTTTAAGACTTGAGGGGCCAAATGTCGCCCAAAAATTATTTTTCATCGACAATGGGTGGATTTTTATTATCTCGAAATGAAGCATCTAGAGGATAAAAACACAGTGAGCACACACGCGGCCTCTACATAGCTAAGATGCGCACGGGcaacagcaacacacacacacaaaaatcacGCTGACAACTAGCAAAGCCAAACAAGACCGAAGCTATGCCTTGGTGGAGTAAAAAGAAAAAAACTTTGAATCGATCAAAACAATGATCAACAAGCTATGATAGCAACCATATGAGCACCAACTATCGTTTGACATCATATGTGATGTCATCACCACTTTCCGCGATCCCAGCAGCTACACACATAGCACGGTCTTGATGTGAGGTGCCACGCAAATGAAGACTGTGCTCGCGCAAGCAGATAGTCAAGCCACGGCAGAGGTCGGTCGCCACCAAGAACACCGAACAGTGAAGGTCGTTGTCGCACTTTGCAACCGAGATCGACGGAGGAAGCTCACTGACACCATCAAATCCCAATTTGGGATGCTCCGACACCGTCCTCATGCTTGGTCGTTCTCGTCCGTGGTGGATGAATCTGACAGCACAACAAACACGTCATCGCCACCGGATGTGAAGATTCCAATCCCAGTCCCATCTCGGCAATCATCAAGCAGTGCAGAACCAAGCCTTCgcccacgcgcccgagcggagatcCGCCGTAGCAGGCTCGCCCGTGTACCTGCAAATAGAATTTTTGCCATCGGCACCTTAGTACCATAGACTATCAGCCGAGCCATAAATCCACCGTCGCCGCTGCACATCCGTACCCTCTGCCTCAGGCCACCGTCCATAGATCTCACTCCGGAGCAACGATGATTGAGTCAGCTCCAAGACAATGCCCAAAAATTCTTAAAGGACCAAATATAGACTTTTGGTGAACTTGAAAGATTGAATCAGTAGAAAAATCTAGCCCTTCCGCCAACTACTAGCAACAGATGTGGACAGCGGATACTAATCCACAGACATTGAAGTATGTGCCTAGCTTGAAAGTAACGGGGTGTATTGAGTAGCAAAATTGTTCTGGGTACATTTGGGGTCGGTATGGGCGGGAACAAAAACAAAGgaaggggggaggagaggaagccatctaggatGACCCGTAGGAAAATACAACTTCGAGTTGGGGCTAGGGGGTACATTGCCCTGATTCTAGTTCTTCGAGGCGCAAGTTAAACGGCATTAGAGTCGCACTGAAAATTAAACTGAGAAAAACGCTCAGCTATCAAAAGTAGACGTCCTCCTGTTACTTTTTTAGTGCAAGGCAGTGACATTCGACATTGATGTCTGAGTCAATGTGGAGCCCGTTATATATACAGTAATCACTCTACACATGACATCACTGAGGAATTTCGTCCACTATTTAAGATGTCACTTTACCAGCAAAATTGAACGATTTGAACATGATAGATCAAGAAGAGTTGTTATTTTATTGGAGAAAATGCAAGGAGAAGACCGGAAATACAGTTTAAGATTTCTCTATCTATTTCGTAGACTCTTGTGTGAACTAGATTTTATTGTATTAAACTCAATGAACATATATCGAAAGTAGGCACAGTTATTTGCGATGAAGTCATGACATACCTACCAAATGCCTATATTTATATACTGCCTAGTAAAAGAGATAGTAAAATTTGAGCTCCTTACATATACCCTTCCCATTGAACTACCGTTTTGCTCTCCTTCCTAGCTCCATAATGTGCCATATCTTGTCATCATTTGCTTTGCTCCTCAAGTACTCACAGGCATTAGAGGTGTCGGGAAACACTGACCAACGCGTTGTCATGTACTGATAGAGATGTCATTGGGCTTAATAAAGAATAGCCCATGAGATTTCAATAAGTACGTTTGCCCGATGATGTTGCGAGGGAGTAGTTCTACAGCAAAGTTTCCAGACACCATCTCCAGCGCTACAAAACTTGGTTCAAAGAAACATTCTAGAGGGTTCAATGAACTTCCTTGTTCAATTCGGAGGGGTGCCATCGCCTTTGGTGGATCCCGTATTAAGACGGCAAAGAAGTAGCAGGGAGAGATCCTTACAAAAAAAAAATGTTAGTACTCAGTGGAGGAAATCATCGCCTTTGATGATATTGCGTACATAGTTCATGTCCCCACGAACCTTTTATCCTTTTGCTCATCTCTAATTTAGCAATTGCTGCTCAGCATAGATCTCATTGGATGCCCAAACCAATACCGTCTCCAACAACAGTGCCACTCTATTGTCTCATACTAGTGTTAAAGCTCGCACACAACTAAAGAAAAGCAAGAGAAGCTTGCTCCAGACACCGATGAAGAGAATCGGTGCAGTCTTCAAATCCAAAGAATCACTCTTATTTTACAACTAAACAGATTTGTGCTGTCATTCATACATACAAAAATCACAGAACTTGAGTTCCTTGTAGTAttgaatgtactccctccgtccgaaattacttgtcgcgaaaatgaatgaaaatggatgtatctagaactaaaatacgtctagatacatccatttctccgacaagcatttccggacggagggagtacttaacagTACATGGATCATTTACTCATTTTAAAATTTGGAATAACTTCATCCAATGCAGAATATGTTTCAGGATTCAGTTAGTCTTTGCACACAAATCGTGAGAATGTGTATACTTCCCAAGTGCTCACAAAATCATTATTATCTACTATACATGATCCCAGCAGAACAGAGAGCAAAGCTTGATGCACTATAAAGGAGAAGTTATCCTGACCACAATAGACAGCTGCTATGCAGAGCAATAACTGACTACAAGAACTATGACACACACAAGAATTTGAGAGTAATACTATGACACTAGGATAAAATAACTGAACCTACAGCTATAACTAAACAGCTAACCATCGACTACTCTGTTTTCAGTTGACACTGTCCAGAAGCTAGCACCGGATCATCATCTCTAGTCCATCGCTACAGAACTTTAAGTTGCACCCTTCATATAAACAAAATCATATCGAATGATGTCGTGTTATCTCCGTCCTTCCGTCTAAATACAGAAGCCACTACCATGAACTCTCTTTCACCACATCGGACCTCCAAGTGAACCTGCACCCgtaaaaatgttgtttgattagccAAGCAGGTTGGACAAACAACAGCAGTCTGAATTCCATTCATCGGTGTGATCCTCTGTGCTAGCAGTGGAAAGCAGTTAGTTCAGCAGTAGGATTCTACCGAGAGAGAATATGCAAGGCAAACCAGATCGATTTTATATCAATAAAAACAGTGTGCAATTGACAAATGCTATGCAATGGTTTGCCCCCTCTTAAATCCTAGGAATATTGCTTCTCGGAGTCGAATCATATCCTGAACTCCAATACCATTTAATTGTGTGCACCCTCAACTATCCACGTTGATGTTTGAGTCAGTGTGGGGCTTGTTTCATTACAATAATCACTCTGAACATCACTGAAGAATTCCATCCACTATTTAAGATGTCACTTTTCAAGCAAAATTGACCAATTTGAACAGGGATAGATCAAGGAAGTGATTATTTTATTGGAGAAAATGTGCGCCAAAAGACAAGATATACCTGCTATACATAATGCAGATCAAGATTTTGCTTTGTCTACAGAAGGGCTTCACATGTTGCCTTGTTGTGTCCTGCCTGCTTGCACCTGCTACAGAGCCGTATAAGAGTGGTTACCTTGTTGGGATTAAACCTCTTTCTTCTCGGTTTATCTGATGTACGTGGCTTGGGAGGTGGGATCGTTGCCCCAGCACTAAAATCGAAGGTATCCATGTCAGGAATTGGGAGGGTTGTTCCTGAGTATGTCATATGGTAGCTCTCTATTTTAAAAAACTTGGAACAGTAGTCATAGAAAGATCGTCCAATCCTGTTAAACACAGCAACAGCATGCATACAAGGGAGGCCAGAAAGTTGCCACCTCCGACATGTGCATTCCCAATTTGCAAGATTAACAACAAAAATACCGCTGCCCCGCACTTCAAACACAGTCTCGGAAGAGCACAGCACGGTCAGCTTACTAGCCTTCAACATCTCACCCTGCGCTTTGAAATCCATGGAAGGTGTTAAAGGCCCTTCCCATGACTTGCAGGCTTCACGCCTTGCTTCCATTATCTCCGCTACTTTCATTCTCAGAGAGTCTATCATCAGCACCATGGACCCCTCCTTCTTTGTTGGTATCCAGTTATTAAATGCATCAACAATGTCTGATGAGAAATGGTCATACCGACAGCCTGTGAAGACGGCATCTGACCAATGCTCTGGCTTACTCGCAATGATCCAGTCGGCAGCTTCAGTGGATATATTCCTTATGCTCTCAATTGATGCATTAAACTCATCAATGCTGCATGCTTCGGCCGCACGAGTAAAATCCTCGACCATCGCATCTCTTATCTGTTGCGACCATGGTCCCTTCCTCAGTTCTCCTCTGAATTCCTCCATGATATGATGTAAACAGAAGGCATGGTGGCTATCTTCAAACACATGTGGGACAGCAGCATCCAGACCCTTTTGTCCATTGGACAAGAATGTCATAGCATTGAATGGGTAGCTGTGATATTGGAGAGCAATCCTCAGCTGCATCAAGAACCAAACCCAGCTGTCATAACTTTCATCTTCAACCACATTAAATGTCACTGGAAAGACACCATCATCTGCATCAACTGCAGCCGCAACCAGCAACTTGTACTCATTTGTCGCCTTGAGCGGAACCTTGTCAAGAAAAAGGAGGGGCCTGCACCCATTTGCAAAACCGTGTAAAGAAGCATGGAATGCGATAAAAACACGGCGTGTATCCACTGTCTGAGACAATTCAAGTGAGCTCCCTGGGTTAGTCTGAAAAAGTCTATCACGGTACCAGGGCAAATGGCCAAATGTCTCCCTCATAACATGAAACATCTCCTTCTGTGCCACTTCTCTACCTCGCCAAACCTGTGAATAGGTCAGCAGAACTCCATATTCTTCATATATTTCTTTGACAAGGTCCTTCGGCTTGAGTGATGCGTTCACACGCAGTTTCTCCTTAATGATGGTAGTCAACCACTGCCTTGTTGCTCGCCGCTGACCCTCTCCACCTTCTCCTCCACATGTGTGCACATCAGTCATTTTCTTGATAACAAACTTCTTGCTACGAGATGACTCGGATGCATGCAATCGCCAGGTGCAGCCATCCCCAACACACTTCACCGTGACTCTGGTGGTTTCATTTTTTATGAAACGGTACGCAAATCCTTTCGCGATGGAATACTTGCACAACTGAGCTCGGAAATCCTTCACGTTATCAAATTCTTGACCAACACCTTTAATAATGTCATCCCAGAACATAGTGGGGTTACTGGTAAGTTCCTGGGGAGGATCTATTATGATCTCCGAACCATCATATGCATTGATTGAATCATCAAAAGGCCCAATTAGTTCCCTGGAAAAGCCATGCAAGCATCTTTGAAACTTACATTTTTTGATTTTTACGAACTTTGTAAAGCACAAGACATAACTTGACTAGATAACTACCTTTGTGTGGTATCAACGAGAGCAAGCTTGTCCTGATTCATAACCTCTGGAGCAGAGGAAACAGCTTCAGCTGTGGTGGCAAAGGCAACATCGCGTCCAAATTCTAGTTGAAAATCCCTAGTTTCATCAAGGACAATAAATTATTTGTTTCAAACAGCATCATATCACAAGTAAAATGACTGATCCTTACAATCTACAAGTAAAGTAATCGGGCATAACAGTCCAACCAACAGATAACATACACATAATCATGTGGCTGCAAGAGAGGCATCTATCTATGATGAACTAACAGTTCACTAAGCATTAACTGTTCACACTAAGTAGGGTTCATAAAAACAAATCTGTAACTCCTTCAAATGAAAGAGGAACAACAAAAGTAGCAGTAACAGCAAAATGCAGGGACTGCAAAAAAAAATATCACCCAAGGCACGCAATCAGAACATGAAACCATTCGAATAACAATGCGAACTACAGAAAGTGTCATACGGGAAACTAGGTAAAAGAAACAGCTATAACATGGGCTACGAGTAGGTATGCATTAGCAGTTGCCATAGCTGAAAGGAAGGGGCAGAAAGAAATTAGTGAAGATATGATCTGTTTCATAAACAAAATGATGCTATAAACCAAGGTGCTGGCGAGATTAAACTAGAGATTTCACCAAACATGAATAAATGAAAATGATGGTATCGGTGGCAGAATTTGGCAATCTGCGCCTCTTTAAGTAGGCATATGTTTAATTGACTGCAGAAAGGCTACATTAAAAAATAGGGATTCTGAATTTCCTGTTTCTGTTTTGAAGGGCACAATAGATTGTAACCAAGGTACATGTCATAAGGTAGCAACAAAGGCACAACAGAAATGCAAAGATGTAGCAATAGAAATGTACTCGTTGTAATCATTTAAAGTCTCCACCGGTCTTGGCTGATTGAAATCATGGGTATTAGCTTCAACTGCAGCACCGgtagcatttggggttttcttgTTACTTTTGGATGCCCtgaagacacacacacacagacagacagagagagagactaTTGAGTATAATGTGAAAAGAGTAATAACTAATAACACTAGAAAAACAGAATCAGAACAGTAGCACCTACTTGCTTTTGGAAGCTGGCCTTTTCCTTTTGTCACCCTGTGCATTAGATCCAGCTTTAACAGTGGAAGCTCCAGTGTAAGTTACAACACTCCTAGTTACCCAGTATAACAAAAATGTCAGTCACATCAGGAGATGCTTGATATTGGCTCTTCTAGATGAACTATAAAACGGCTACACAAAACAGTAGAACAAGACATACCTGTTCTCTCCTGTACTAATGACAAAAACGTCTACTTGCGCAGCACTAGCAGTAAAGTCAACCATCCGTTGCAAATCTCGGTCACATGAGATTGTGATGAGCGTCCTGTTGTTGTTCGGCAGAAAGTATTTGAACGACATGTCGGTGATATCGACATGGAACACCTTGGACACCTCATCCTTGAAGCTGTCCAGCGGCATCTCCCGAGAGACGTCGACGGCGTGCGCTTCCCCCCCTTTGTAGACCAAATTCCCATTGGGGCCAGAAGTGAACTCCCCGCCGTGCTGGCAGATGGCCACCACAATACCACCCTCCGCCATGCGTCCTCTGTTGTTCCGCAATAACACTGCATTTTAGAAGAAGAAGAAATTACATTCTAGTACTGGAAGATATATATACCATAGAGTTTATTTCCCCTTCAAATATGTAGATCCGCAGATATAATTCGTTTCCACTTCAACGAATGATTATGCAAACAAGAGGCTCCAAGGATTTCTGGTTCAGA is drawn from Triticum dicoccoides isolate Atlit2015 ecotype Zavitan chromosome 4A, WEW_v2.0, whole genome shotgun sequence and contains these coding sequences:
- the LOC119287933 gene encoding uncharacterized protein LOC119287933, with product MAEGGIVVAICQHGGEFTSGPNGNLVYKGGEAHAVDVSREMPLDSFKDEVSKVFHVDITDMSFKYFLPNNNRTLITISCDRDLQRMVDFTASAAQVDVFVISTGENRSVVTYTGASTVKAGSNAQGDKRKRPASKSKASKSNKKTPNATGAAVEANTHDFNQPRPVETLNDYNEDFQLEFGRDVAFATTAEAVSSAPEVMNQDKLALVDTTQRELIGPFDDSINAYDGSEIIIDPPQELTSNPTMFWDDIIKGVGQEFDNVKDFRAQLCKYSIAKGFAYRFIKNETTRVTVKCVGDGCTWRLHASESSRSKKFVIKKMTDVHTCGGEGGEGQRRATRQWLTTIIKEKLRVNASLKPKDLVKEIYEEYGVLLTYSQVWRGREVAQKEMFHVMRETFGHLPWYRDRLFQTNPGSSLELSQTVDTRRVFIAFHASLHGFANGCRPLLFLDKVPLKATNEYKLLVAAAVDADDGVFPVTFNVVEDESYDSWVWFLMQLRIALQYHSYPFNAMTFLSNGQKGLDAAVPHVFEDSHHAFCLHHIMEEFRGELRKGPWSQQIRDAMVEDFTRAAEACSIDEFNASIESIRNISTEAADWIIASKPEHWSDAVFTGCRYDHFSSDIVDAFNNWIPTKKEGSMVLMIDSLRMKVAEIMEARREACKSWEGPLTPSMDFKAQGEMLKASKLTVLCSSETVFEVRGSGIFVVNLANWECTCRRWQLSGLPCMHAVAVFNRIGRSFYDYCSKFFKIESYHMTYSGTTLPIPDMDTFDFSAGATIPPPKPRTSDKPRRKRFNPNKVTTLIRLCSRCKQAGHNKATCEALL